Part of the Halarsenatibacter silvermanii genome is shown below.
ACTATTCTTGACACAATGCATTATGGTTTTGTTATCGAGACTGAGGCTGAAATGGTTGATGATTTGCTTACTGCAGGCGGCCTGGATGGTATGATGTGGACTATATCGCTGATATTTGCTGCCCTATCTTTTGGAGGTATAATGGAGAACTGCGGTTTTCTGGCAGTGATTTTAAAGCAGATTCTCAGCGTGGCCAAAACTTATGGTTCGCTTTCACTGGCCACTCATCTCACTACCATCTTTGTCAATCTGGTAACTGCCGATCAATATCTGGCAATAATTTTGCCGGCCAGGATGTTCAATCAGGCTTTTAAAGATATGGGAGCTCATCCTAAAAACCTCTCCAGAATTGTTGAATCTTCCGGAACTATAACCTCACCGCTCATACCCTGGAATACCTGCGGTGCTTTTATGTATGGTGCCCTGGGCATCAATCCTCTGGTTTTTGCACCTTATGCATTTTTTAACTGGATTACTCCGTTATTGTCCATAGCTTATGGATATTTAGGAATCGGATATGCAGACTGGGAAAAAGAAGAGAATATTTAATTTCTGCAGCTATAAAATTAGCATATCTGACAGGGGGTTCAACGATGAATACCAGACTCTTAGTGGATAGCGCCTGTGATTTGCCGGAAGATTTGATCGCTAAGTATGATATCGAAGTGCTGCCTTTCGTGATAAATGTGGATAAGGAATCTTTTCTGGATGGTGAAGAAATTACAACTTCTGAGGTTTTTGCAGCCATGGAAGAGAACAGGGAGATTTCCACAGACCAGGTCAAGCCTGGCCTAATCATGGAATCTTTCAAAAAACAGCTGGAAGATGGTTTTAATGTTCTTTATCTGGCTTTTTCGGGAAAACTTTCCGGCACCTACCAGACAGCGTCCATGGTGGCCGAAGAAATGATGAAAGAATATCCGGAAATGAACATAGATGTGGTGGATACCAAATCAGGTTCTGTAGCCACCGGAATTCTGGCCCAAAAAACAGCTGCTTTGCTGGAAAAGGGCAGGAAGCGAAAACATGTTCTCAACAAACTTCAGAACTGGATAGATAGGATCGAGCATATATTTGTTCTTGATGATTTAGAGGCTTTGAGGAAGGGCGGCAGAATCGGCAGAGCTAAATCTATGGTGGGCAATTTTCTCAAAGTTAAGCCACTTCTGGCGCTGAAAGACGGAGAAATAATTTTGGAGAGTAAGGTTCGGGGATCAGCCCGGGCTCTGCAGGGTATGATCAATTTTTTTCAGAAAAAATGCGATTCCGTTTCAGGGAAGTCTGTGGGAATATCTCATGCCAATGACAGGAGCAGAGCTGAAAAATTAAAAGAGAATCTAGAAGAGATGGGAGCCGATATATTCTGTGTGGAAATGATTAACAGCGTTCTGGGGGTTCATCTGGGCCAGGGAGGAGTCGGCTTATTTTTCCTGGGCGATGACAGTTGATTCTGATTTATGCTGGTTATCAATTAAATTTCTCAGCCGGGCAGAGGTCCGTCAGGAAATTTGGCAGACTGCGCTATCTGCCCGGCTGACTTTTTGATTTATTCACCGATCACCTTGACCAGAACTTTTTTATCGCGCTGACCATCGAATTCTCCGTAAAAGATTTGCTCCCAGGGCCCAAAATCGATTTCGCCTTCAGTTATGGCAACCACCGTTTCTCTTCCCATGATCTGCCTTTTCAAATGAGCGTCGGCATTATCTTCGTAGGTATTGTGGTCGTACTGGGAGACAGGAGCGTGCGGGGCCAGCTCTTCCAGCCATTCCTGGAAATCACGGTGCAGCCCGGGCTCAGCATCGTTGATAAACACGCTGGCCGTGATGTGCATGGCATTTATGAGACACAGCCCTTCTTCGATTCCGGAATCCTCAACTATTTTTTCTACCTGTCCCGTGATGTTGATGAATTCCATTCTCTCATCAGTATTAAACCAGAGATATTCACGTACAGATTTAATTGTATTTTACCTCCTTTTGAACTGTGAATTAATTAAAAAGTACCTTTTGTCATTATATAATAAATAAATCAGAGGCTTCTGTCAATCCTTAATTATGTGATGTTTTTTCATTTTTCCGGAAAGTAATCTGTGAATTTTAATTTTTCTGGAGGAGATTTTTATGAATTTTAAATTTCAGGATGAAAACAATGATTCCAGTGAAAAAGCATATCCCGGCTGGTGGGAAGCAATAAAACTCAGTTTATTATTGATATTGTTTCACCTGATTTCGGGAGCAGCTCTCTCCAGTATCTGGGGGGTTTTTGCTTCCCCGCCGGCTCCATTCTGGCTTTATGGACTGATCAGTGCTGCTGTAAACATTGGAATTATAAGATATGCCCTGGCTAAAGGGAATATTGATTTGAGGAGTTGTCTGGGTAATAGATTGAGAGCTGCAGAACCCTATCTTATAACCACCTTTATGATTTTTGGTTTTTCTATTATTTCTTCCTTGATAGTCAATATGCTGAGAATTTTTTCCGAAGCGGGTTTATACGGGGAGATTGTCAGGATGATAAGGGCTGAAAGCCCTCCTGTTTTGCTGATAATAATTGTGATATTTCCGGCCGTTCTGGAGGAGATTTTTTTTCGAGGAATTATCTTTCGAGGGCTCAAGAAAAATCATGGATTTGTGATCGGGTTATTATTTTCTTCATTTTTATTCGGGTTTGTCCACTTTAATTTTCTGCAGGGAGTTTCTGCTTTCCTGATGGGACTGGTGCTGGGCTGGCTTTACTGGTCATACAATTCGCTTTTTGTGGTCATATATGCTCATCTGATCAACAACTTCCTGGCGGTAATATTCAATGTTTATTTTTATATACCCGGATACTCTTTTTCCGAACAGCGTATGGCTCAGCCTCCAGGCTTCAGCGTTTTGGGATTGATATTGGCCGGGCTCGGCATATATTTTGTTATGAGCAGTAAAGAGAAGGAAAATGAAGTTAATTCCTGAACTAATTTAATAGAGTTGGTTTTCCTTTGAAACAGTTAGTTAAATTCCCACATATCAGGAAAAATTTAATTTTGAACGGAGCATTAAACCTTGCAAACAACATTTAAGCCTTTAAGGGGAACGTCCTCTTGTAGTACCGTGTTTTATATAGTATAATGCATTAAATGATCGCAAAAATGGAAATTATGTGCCTGAAGAGCAGGGTCAAAAATAAGTTCTCACCAGATCAAGGAGGTAAAAGCTATCGAATTTCCAGACTTAAAGATCGGGGATCTCAATCCCGGCCTGCCCATAATCCAGGGTGGGATGGCTATTAAAATATCGATGTCTGAACTGGCAGCTGCAGTGGCGAATGAAGGAGGTATAGGAATCATCGCCGGAACTGCATTAAGTGCAGAAGAGTTGAAAAAAGAGATTGAAAGAGCTAGAGAACTGTCTGATGGAATAATCGGAGTAAATATAATGTTTGCTGCTTCTGAATTTTCTTCATTGATAAAGCAGGCTGTTGATTCCGGAATTGATCTTATAGTATCCGGAGCGGGTTTTTCAAGGGACATGTTTTCCATAGGAAAGGAAGCGGATATACCTGTGGTGCCCATAGTTTCATCTTTACGCCTGGCTAAGATTTCGGAAAAATTGGGTGCATCTGCTATAGTGGCCGAAGGAGAAAATGCTGGTGGTCACCTGGGAGGAGAAGAGAACAGCGGTAAAATACTTAAAAAGATCAAGGATGAAGTTTCGATACCTGTGATTTCAGCAGGCAATATTGTTACTCCTGCAGATGTGAAAAATGCTTTCAAACGGGGCGCGGATGGCGTACAGATGGGAACCAGATTTTTGGTCTCAAAAGAATCGGATGCCAGCGAGGAATTTATGGAGCTTTGTGAAAATGCCAGAAGCAAAGATGTAGTCAAAATAATGAGTTCGGTGGGGCTGCCGGGCAGGGCAATAAGGACGAAAATGGCAGAAAAAATAATCGAAAATAAGGCTCCCAGTCCGGAAGAGTGCATAAATTGCCTGAAACAGTGCAGTCAAAAATTTTGTGTGCGAGAGGCTTTACTGGCCGGTAGAAGAGGAGATCTTGAGGAAGGTTTATTTTTTACAGGACCAGGAATAGAAAAAGTAGACGAAGTTTTAACCGTCAAAGAGATTTTTGAGAAGATAAAATCATATTAATCAAATCACATCAGCAAAGGCATAAATAATGATCTTCCTCTAACCCGTGATTATATGTATGACTGATCATTTTTATGATTAGTAAATTTGTATAATTTATATATAACATTAAACCATGTTGACAATAAATTGCAAACATTATATAATTACTTCATACCGGTTTAATCAAAAATAGTTTTGATTAAAGAGAATATACCGGGCAAAAGATTTTAGGAGGTAATAAAATGGTTAGAGCTGGCGACAAGGCACCTGATTTTACTGCCATGGCGTATTATGATGGCGATTTTACTGAGGTCAGTCTTTCTGATTATGAAGATCAATGGCGGGTTATTTGCTTTTATCCTGGAGACTTTACTTACGTATGACCGACAGAACTGGCTGCGGTTGCAGCCCAGTATGATAAGTTTCAGGAGCTAGGAGTAGAATTTTTATCAGTGAGCACCAACAGTCATCAAACCCATAAGATCTGGGAGGAGACTGAACTCAGCAAGATGGTTGATGGAGGTATTCCCTTTCCCATGCTGGCTGATACAACCGGCGAGATAGGTCAGCTTTACGGTGTTTACGATGAAGACGCTGGAGTAGACATCAGGGGAAGGTTTTTAATAGATCCCGATGGTGTGGTACAGGCTATGGAGGTACTTACTCCTCCGGTAGGCAGAAATGTCTCAGAGCTTATACGTCAGGTCAAAGCTTTTCAACATGTAAGAGAGACCGGAGAAGCCACTCCTTCCGGCTGGGAGCCAGGCGGGAAAACATTATCTCCCGGTCCAGAACTGGTCGGTAAGGTCTGGGAAGAGTGGTCTGTGGACGAATCTTACGAATAAAAATAAAGCTAAAGAATGATTAAAAATATATTAAATATTCAGGAGACGGCTGAAATATGCCGTCTCTTTTTATTAAACCTGCTTCTATGGGAAGAGCGATTATGAAAAATAAAACTTTGATGTTTTAATATTCACATGATAAAATAAAGATGATAAAATAAAGAACAGAATAGGTGTGAGGTGATAAAGATGGTTAGGCCAAGAAAAGATAGAAAAATAGAAAATATTCCCGAATCAAAATTTTATAAGCCAGCCGGTGTTCCCAATCACAGGCTGGAAAATGTATCGCTGCTGCTGGAAGAAGTTGAAGCCTTGAGATTAAAGGATAAAGAAGGACTTAACCAGGAAGAAGCTGCTGAAAGAATGGAAGTTTCCCGTCCGACTTTTCAAAGGATACTGGCTGAAGCCAGGAAGAAGGTGACTGAAGCGTTGATAGAAGGAAAATCACTGAAATTCGAAGGCGGGAACTATAAATATCAGCCCCGCTGTGGTCAATGCGGCAGAAAACTTTCGGAAAAAGCAGGAGAGGGGCCTCAGCAAGGACGTAAGATAT
Proteins encoded:
- a CDS encoding CPBP family intramembrane glutamic endopeptidase, translating into MNFKFQDENNDSSEKAYPGWWEAIKLSLLLILFHLISGAALSSIWGVFASPPAPFWLYGLISAAVNIGIIRYALAKGNIDLRSCLGNRLRAAEPYLITTFMIFGFSIISSLIVNMLRIFSEAGLYGEIVRMIRAESPPVLLIIIVIFPAVLEEIFFRGIIFRGLKKNHGFVIGLLFSSFLFGFVHFNFLQGVSAFLMGLVLGWLYWSYNSLFVVIYAHLINNFLAVIFNVYFYIPGYSFSEQRMAQPPGFSVLGLILAGLGIYFVMSSKEKENEVNS
- a CDS encoding DegV family protein, producing the protein MNTRLLVDSACDLPEDLIAKYDIEVLPFVINVDKESFLDGEEITTSEVFAAMEENREISTDQVKPGLIMESFKKQLEDGFNVLYLAFSGKLSGTYQTASMVAEEMMKEYPEMNIDVVDTKSGSVATGILAQKTAALLEKGRKRKHVLNKLQNWIDRIEHIFVLDDLEALRKGGRIGRAKSMVGNFLKVKPLLALKDGEIILESKVRGSARALQGMINFFQKKCDSVSGKSVGISHANDRSRAEKLKENLEEMGADIFCVEMINSVLGVHLGQGGVGLFFLGDDS
- a CDS encoding secondary thiamine-phosphate synthase enzyme YjbQ, translated to MKSVREYLWFNTDERMEFINITGQVEKIVEDSGIEEGLCLINAMHITASVFINDAEPGLHRDFQEWLEELAPHAPVSQYDHNTYEDNADAHLKRQIMGRETVVAITEGEIDFGPWEQIFYGEFDGQRDKKVLVKVIGE
- a CDS encoding DUF134 domain-containing protein codes for the protein MVRPRKDRKIENIPESKFYKPAGVPNHRLENVSLLLEEVEALRLKDKEGLNQEEAAERMEVSRPTFQRILAEARKKVTEALIEGKSLKFEGGNYKYQPRCGQCGRKLSEKAGEGPQQGRKICSDCL
- a CDS encoding nitronate monooxygenase, whose amino-acid sequence is MEFPDLKIGDLNPGLPIIQGGMAIKISMSELAAAVANEGGIGIIAGTALSAEELKKEIERARELSDGIIGVNIMFAASEFSSLIKQAVDSGIDLIVSGAGFSRDMFSIGKEADIPVVPIVSSLRLAKISEKLGASAIVAEGENAGGHLGGEENSGKILKKIKDEVSIPVISAGNIVTPADVKNAFKRGADGVQMGTRFLVSKESDASEEFMELCENARSKDVVKIMSSVGLPGRAIRTKMAEKIIENKAPSPEECINCLKQCSQKFCVREALLAGRRGDLEEGLFFTGPGIEKVDEVLTVKEIFEKIKSY